In Euphorbia lathyris chromosome 9, ddEupLath1.1, whole genome shotgun sequence, the following are encoded in one genomic region:
- the LOC136207449 gene encoding NADPH-dependent aldehyde reductase-like protein, chloroplastic, translating to MAHPPSSLPLQDRVAIVTGSSRGIGKAIALHLASLGAKLVINYSSNRDQADLVVQEINSSSSSSSANDCPRAISVQANVSDPTQVKSLFDEAERIFGSQVHVLVNSAGVLDSKYPSIANTSLEDFERTFSVNTKGSFLCCKEAANRLKRGGGGRIIMLSSSMIGGLKPGFGAYVASKAAVETMVKILAKELKGTGITANCVAPGPIATEMFYAGKTEEQIQKSIAECPLARLGEPKDVAPVVGFLATDAGEWINGQVIRANGGYV from the exons ATGGCCCATCCTCCATCTTCTCTCCCACTACAAGATCGAGTCGCCATAGTTACTGGCTCCTCCCGTGGAATTGGGAAAGCCATAGCCCTCCATTTGGCTTCATTGGGCGCAAAGCTCGTCATCAATTATTCTTCGAACAGAGACCAGGCTGATCTCGTCGTTCAAGAGattaattcttcttcttcttcttcctctgctAATGATTGCCCTCGCGCCATTTCTGTCCAAGCTAATGTCTCCGATCCTACCCAGGTTAAGTCTCTCTTCGATGAGGCTGAGAGAATTTTTGGCTCTCAAGTCCATGTCTTGGTGAACTCTGCTGGGGTTTTGGATTCCAAGTATCCCTCCATTGCTAACACTTCCTTGGAGGATTTTGAACGCACTTTTAG TGTGAATACTAAAGGTTCATTCTTGTGCTGCAAAGAAGCAGCAAACCGGCTCAAACGTGGCGGTGGAGGCCGAATAATAATGTTATCATCATCTATGATTGGTGGATTGAAGCCAGGATTTGGAGCATATGTAGCTTCAAAGGCAGCAGTAGAGACAATGGTAAAGATACTAGCAAAGGAATTAAAGGGAACTGGGATCACAGCAAACTGTGTTGCACCAGGTCCTATAGCAACAGAGATGTTTTATGCTGGGAAGACAGAGGAACAAATTCAGAAGAGCATTGCCGAATGCCCGCTAGCCCGGCTCGGTGAGCCCAAGGATGTTGCACCTGTTGTTGGGTTCTTGGCTACTGATGCTGGTGAGTGGATTAACGGACAGGTTATTCGAGCCAATGGTGGCTATGTTTAG